The proteins below are encoded in one region of Amycolatopsis magusensis:
- a CDS encoding transposase family protein, producing MLSYPSTIALSSQTLAELTQIIRTHRRAIGSRWRRLPPQRQALLVLAHLRNGDTYQRLAAGFGIGVATVCRYVHETTDLLAHRAPSLTAALWRLAWTFHNYAILDGTVIRTDRIAANKPYYSGKHRHHGINIQALTDPHGTLLWISEGLPGATNDTAAARHHHICEQAAQAGLRLLADGGYDQIAPGVITPYKNRRNRHQPTRELGPAYKAANTALARLRSRGERGFAILKNWRILTRARCSTHRVTTLAKAILTLEHDHN from the coding sequence GTGTTGTCTTACCCGTCGACGATCGCGTTGTCCAGTCAGACACTGGCTGAGTTGACCCAGATCATCCGCACCCACCGCCGCGCGATCGGGTCACGCTGGCGACGGCTGCCCCCGCAACGCCAGGCCCTGCTCGTGCTGGCCCACCTGCGCAACGGTGACACCTACCAGCGCCTCGCCGCCGGATTCGGGATCGGTGTCGCCACCGTGTGCCGCTACGTGCACGAAACCACCGACCTGCTCGCCCACCGTGCCCCGAGCTTGACCGCGGCGTTGTGGCGGCTGGCCTGGACCTTCCACAACTACGCCATCCTCGATGGCACCGTCATCCGCACCGACCGCATCGCCGCGAACAAGCCCTATTACTCCGGCAAACACCGCCACCACGGCATCAACATCCAAGCCCTCACCGACCCCCACGGCACCCTGCTCTGGATCTCCGAGGGACTACCCGGCGCCACCAACGACACCGCAGCCGCCCGCCACCACCACATCTGCGAGCAGGCCGCACAAGCCGGCCTGCGGTTACTCGCCGACGGCGGCTACGACCAGATCGCGCCCGGGGTGATCACCCCGTACAAGAACCGCCGCAACCGCCACCAGCCCACACGCGAACTCGGCCCCGCCTACAAAGCCGCCAACACCGCCCTCGCCCGACTACGCAGCCGAGGCGAACGCGGCTTCGCCATCCTCAAAAACTGGCGGATCCTCACCCGCGCCCGCTGCAGCACCCACCGCGTCACCACCCTGGCCAAAGCCATCCTCACCCTCGAACATGACCACAACTAA